In Prunus dulcis chromosome 2, ALMONDv2, whole genome shotgun sequence, a single genomic region encodes these proteins:
- the LOC117618647 gene encoding uncharacterized protein LOC117618647: protein MEDSTAMTIEFLRARLLAERSVSRSARQRVDELERMVEELEEQLKIVSLQRKMAEKATEDVLAILESQGISDISEEEFDSSSDQETHQGSKVGNSLANEEESFVVSKVRRKEQEEHSGSDADSSLIPGRSLSWKGRIDSPRSREKCKDLSVRRRSSFSSIGFSSPRHHLGKSCRQIKHKEKRSDKFDSHENGVGASSEGLPNFSNGGSEKLREGSEFPEEKVLSNDSLSRTKENQRDSDLDFNGHGREKDMEKALEHQAKLICENEEMEKAQREWEEKFRENNTSTPDSCDPGNHSDITEERDEIKAQTPCSAGVVVAQAQETKSQEGDVCLPKETFKIQQNGFLPASHVDMGGLQDQLNKSTVAPSQVEEFAFPTENGKQNHESLENYACHPSHGFHPNPLVHGSAHNRSSDASSSVAGSGFHKGNASGSRSDLYALVPHDSQDRLGGVLDALKQAKLSLQQNMTRLPLVDSTSVHKSIEPSIPVMKTGDRVEIPVGCAGLFRLPTDFAVEEAATQSSFLGSSWSGRYCPETLVTSSFVETRPTFSMNAADRYVPSPYIETRQAFSTNATDRFIPNAYVESRPNFPANAAEPFVTSPSVDTRSNFPADNRFLSGPYAESRSRVSTLQPHFDPYFDMGLPSLRYAQPPYPNYPSVPDRTPWITSDEALTRALPRKPVGAPTDQFSFYDQFRPNMYR, encoded by the exons GTAGAAGAACTGGAGGAGCAACTTAAGATTGTTTCTCTTCAAAGAAAAATGGCTGAGAAAGCCACAGAAGATGTTCTTGCCATTTTGGAGAGCCAGGGGATAAGTGACATTTCTGAGGAGGAGTTTGATTCAAGCTCTGATCAGGAAACGCACCAGGGATCTAAAGTGGGAAATAGCTTGGCAAATGAAGAGGAAAGCTTTGTAGTTTCGAAGGTCCGAAGAAAGGAACAGGAGGAACATTCAGGTTCTGATGCTGATTCTTCTCTCATACCTGGTAGAAGCTTGTCTTGGAAAGGCCGCATTGATTCTCCACGTTCTCGTGAAAAGTGTAAGGATCTGTCCGTGAGAAGACGTAGCAGTTTTTCATCCATTGGTTTCTCCTCACCAAGACACCACCTTGGAAAATCCTGCCGCCAGataaaacacaaagaaaaaag ATCAGACAAGTTTGATTCTCATGAAAATGGAGTTGGTGCTTCTTCAGAAGGGCTTCCAAATTTCTCAAATGGTGGATCTGAGAAGTTGAGAGAAGGTTCTGAATTCCCAGAAGAGAAGGTTTTATCCAATGATTCACTCTCAAGGAccaaagaaaatcaaagagatAGTGACCTGGATTTCAATGGGCAtggaagagagaaagacaTGGAAAAAGCACTAGAACATCAGGCGAAACTTATTTGTGAAAATGAAGAGATGGAAAAGGCTCAAAGGGAATGGGAAGAGAAGTTTAGAGAAAATAACACCAGTACACCG GATTCATGTGACCCTGGGAACCATTCAGATATCACTGAGGAAAGAGATGAGATCAAGGCTCAAACGCCATGTTCTGCTGGGGTGGTGGTTGCCCAAGCTCAAGAGACAAAGTCACAGGAGGGAGATGTTTGCCTACCTAAGGAAACGTTCAAAATTCAGCAAAATGGTTTCCTACCAGCTTCACATGTAGATATGGGAGGGTTACAGGATCAGCTGAATAAAAGCACTGTTGCTCCGTCACAAGTTGAAGAATTTGCATTCCCTACCGAAAATGGAAAGCAAAATCATGAGAGCCTAGAAAACTATGCTTGTCACCCTTCACATGGCTTCCATCCTAACCCACTCGTGCATGGATCAGCCCACAACCGCTCATCAGATGCCTCTTCTTCTGTTGCAGGCAGTGGTTTCCATAAAGGAAATGCTTCAGGGAGCAGAAGTGACCTATATGCATTGGTGCCTCATGACTCGCAGGATAGGTTGGGTGGTGTACTGGATGCACTTAAACAAGCAAAGCTATCACTACAACAGAACATGACTAGATTGCCACTAGTAGACAGTACATCTGTACATAAATCCATTGAACCGTCTATTCCTGTTATGAAAACTGGAGACAGAGTAGAGATTCCTGTTGGTTGTGCTGGGCTTTTTAGACTACCAACTGATTTTGCAGTTGAAGAAGCTGCGACTCAAAGTAGCTTCCTTGGTTCTTCTTGGTCTGGAAGGTATTGTCCCGAAACACTTGTTACAAGCTCTTTTGTTGAGACGAGACCTACCTTTTCGATGAATGCTGCGGATAGATATGTCCCCAGTCCCTACATTGAGACAAGACAAGCTTTTTCTACTAATGCTACTGATCGATTCATCCCCAATGCTTATGTTGAGAGTAGACCAAACTTTCCCGCTAATGCTGCTGAACCATTTGTCACTAGTCCTTCCGTTGATACTAGATCAAATTTTCCTGCTGATAATAGATTTCTTAGTGGCCCCTATGCAGAGTCTAGGTCAAGAGTTTCTACGCTGCAGCCACATTTTGATCCTTACTTTGATATGGGGTTACCCTCATTGAGATATGCCCAGCCACCTTATCCCAACTATCCCTCTGTTCCAGACCGAACACCATGGATAACCTCTGATGAAGCACTAACAAGAGCCCTTCCGAGAAAGCCAGTTGGGGCACCAACAGATCAGTTTTCATTTTACGATCAATTTCGACCTAATATGTACAGATAG
- the LOC117618081 gene encoding zinc finger protein BRUTUS-like, translated as MAMLLMGLQHGDMVDYSSSSKANSPLSVILFIHKAICNELDVLHQLAMGYAMGQHAAFSERFRFLQSIYENYLNAKDEVIFAAVDTRVKNIAPTYFLQHVGERTLLDNLSKLQSSTIQNEETFSRELAFLTGALQTLVGQGLAKEEEQVFPLLNQNFSLEEQASLVWQLLCCIPTSVVAKFLPWLSSSISPDKYQDLHKCLSKIVPEEKLLQQVISSWMEGKDSPASMISHKKDGAYSVSEFTREHPIDTVMLWHNAIKRELNEILEEAKKIHISEAYALSVFSDKLHFIAEICIFHSVAESKVIYPAVYGKNLSFQEHSKEESVFNQFRCLIESIQKAGTISSSVAELNSNICSHVEQIMETLTRHFHDEEVQVLPLVRKHISITRQRELLHQTLCVMPLKLIESALPWLVNSMTANEARNFVENMQLAASDIALVQLFCGWASEPFNDSFCSSAIGCCSVKRFGNRDEEFGQSSSGTCASALSTRDICCAAYQETNVFNSQQPIDVVFQVHKAIRRDLEYLDNESQRLSNCDEIFLQQFIGCFCLLWGLYKAHSDADDYIVYPALESRDALHNVSHSYTLDHKQEEQAFQNISDVLFELSHLHTSTIGFSSTQCSESSDRVQKFYELAISVHVMFKSLRMMVNQHMSREELELWPLIGKHFSVEEQNKMVGFILGTTGAEVLKSMLPWVTSALTADEQSKMMNNFKQVTKNTMFNEWLTECWNETSLSTSQTGKLETRISPKGSLRRIDHTFKSRKKNNLKNLMTSYWMAARQSLPQALAEDRFDGDDSVGQSPEFRDPEKRVYGCKHYKRNCKLHAACCGRLFTCRYCHDMSSDHTIDWKATTKMMCMQCLNIQPVGPICSTPSCNGFPMAKSYCSTCKLFDDDRNVYHCPFCNLCRVGKGLGIDYFHCMTCNCCLGIGLVNHKCREKCLETNCPICNEFLFTSTASIRALPCGHFVHSACLEACSQSHYSCLVCSKSLQNTTMASAQSSILVGGDETMEFFNCDQRAQMKTSWTNTNPEGRFIGRAWFWVNMLYHSVLWFELHNVKHPRFLQGLKRGLENAVAGQKTKDRFLMCCLALCVLVLFCVLSAVLILLWFKALGRNKYNIFMW; from the exons ATGGCAATGTTGTTAATGGGGTTGCAACATGGAGACATGGTTGATTATTCATCATCATCCAAGGCAAACTCACCACTTTCAGTCATCTTATTCATTCATAAGGCGATATGTAATGAGCTTGATGTGCTTCACCAGTTGGCCATGGGCTATGCCATGGGACAACATGCAGCATTTTCGGAGCGGTTTCGTTTTCTCCAATCAATTTATGAGAACTACTTAAATGCCAAAGATGAG GTGATATTTGCAGCTGTTGATACACGCGTGAAAAATATAGCACCAACGTACTTCCTTCAACACGTCGGTGAAAGGACTCTCCTTGATAATCTGTCTAAGCTGCAAAGCTCTACCATACAAAATGAGGAAACTTTCTCAAGGGAGTTGGCGTTTCTTACAGGAGCCTTACAAACCTTGGTTGGTCAAGGCTTGGCAAAGGAAGAGGAGCAG GTCTTCCCTTTGCTTAATCAGAACTTCTCACTTGAGGAGCAGGCGTCTTTGGTGTGGCAGCTTTTGTGCTGCATCCCAACAAGTGTAGTGGCTAAGTTCCTCCCTTGGTTGTCATCCTCGATTTCGCCTGATAAATATCAGGATCTGCACAAGTGCTTGAGCAAGATAGTACCAGAGGAGAAGCTTCTCCAACAG gtcATTTCTTCTTGGATGGAAGGGAAAGACTCTCCGGCGAGCATGATATCTCATAAAAAGGATGGAGCATATTCTGTATCTGAGTTCACTCGAGAGCATCCAATAGACACTGTAATGCTTTGGCACAATGCTATTAAAAGAGAGTTGAATGAGATACTTGAGGAGGCCAAGAAGATACATATTTCTGAAGCATATGCCCTATCAGTTTTCAGTGACAAGCTACATTTTATTGCTGAAATTTGCATCTTCCACAG TGTTGCTGAGTCCAAGGTCATATATCCTGCAGTATATGGAAAAAATTTATCTTTCCAGGAGcattcaaaagaagaaagtgttTTCAATCAGTTTAGGTGCTTGATTGAAAGTATACAGAAGGCAGGAACAATCTCTTCTTCAGTTGCTGAACTTAATTCAAATATATGCTCACATGTTGAGCAAATCATGGAAACTTTAACGCGGCACTTCCATGATGAGGAAGTTCAG GTCCTTCCACTTGTGCGAAAGCACATTAGCATCACAAGACAACGGGAACTTCTGCATCAAACATTGTGTGTGATGCCCTTGAAATTGATTGAGAGTGCCTTGCCATGGCTGGTAAACTCAATGACTGCAAATGAAGCCAGGAACTTTGTCGAAAACATGCAGCTAGCAG CATCAGATATTGCTCTGGTCCAGCTTTTTTGTGGTTGGGCTAGCGAGCCTTTTAATGACAGCTTCTGCTCAAGTGCAATAGGATGCTGTTCTGTCAAAAGGTTTGGTAATCGTGATGAAGAATTTGGTCAATCATCATCAGGTACCTGTGCTTCTGCATTGTCGACTAGAGACATCTGTTGTGCAGCATACCAAGAGACTAATGTTTTCAACTCTC AACAGCCAATTGATGTTGTTTTTCAAGTTCATAAGGCAATACGCCGTGACTTGGAATATCTAGACAATGAATCTCAAAGACTCagcaattgtgatgagatattTCTTCAGCAGTTCATTGGATGTTTCTGCTTGTTATGGGGCCTATATAAAGCTCATAGTGATGCTGATGATTATATAGTGTATCCGGCATTGGAATCCAGAGATGCACTTCATAATGTGAGTCACTCATACACACTGGATCACAAGCAAGAGGAACaggcatttcaaaatatttcgGATGTTCTGTTTGAGCTTTCACACCTTCACACAAGTACGATAGGTTTTTCTAGCACTCAGTGTAGTGAGTCTAGTGACCGCGTGCAAAAGTTCTATGAGTTAGCTATCAGTGTTCATGTAATGTTCAAGTCACTAAGAATGATGGTAAACCAGCATATGTCCAGGGAAGAGCTTGAACTATGGCCGCTAATTGGGAAACACTTCTCCGTGGAGGAGCAAAACAAAATGGTTGGTTTCATACTGGGGACTACAGGTGCTGAAGTGCTAAAATCTATGTTACCATGGGTAACTTCAGCACTCACCGCGGATGAACAGAGTAAAATGATGAATAACTTCAAGCAAGTTACCAAAAATACAATGTTCAACGAATGGCTTACTGAATGCTGGAATGAAACTTCACTCTCAACTTCACAGACTGGAAAGCTTGAAACTAGGATTTCTCCAAAAG GAAGCCTGCGGCGAATTGATCACACGTTCAAGTCTCGTAAGAAGAATAACTTGAAGAATCTAATGACTAG TTATTGGATGGCTGCGCGGCAGAGTTTACCTCAGGCCTTAGCAGAGGATAGATTTGATGGTGACGATTCAGTGGGACAGTCACCAGAATTTCGAGATCCTGAGAAAAGAGTGTATGGTTGTAAGCATTACAAAAGGAACTGCAAACTCCATGCTGCTTGCTGTGGCAGGCTGTTTACATGTAGATATTGCCATGACATGAGCAGCGACCACACAATTGATTG gaaagcaacaacaaaaatgatgTGTATGCAATGTCTTAATATTCAGCCAGTCGGGCCAATATGCTCGACGCCTTCTTGCAACGGATTCCCAATGGCAAAGTCTTATTGTAGTACATGCAAACTTTTTGATGATGACAG GAACGTATATCATTGTCCATTTTGCAATTTATGCCGTGTTGGGAAGGGCCTCGGCATTGATTATTTTCACTGCATGACATGCAATTGTTGCTTGGGCATCGGTTTGGTGAACCACAAGTGCCGAGAGAAATGCCTAGAAACTAACTGCCCTATCTGCAATGAGTTCTTGTTCACATCAACTGCAAGCATTAGAGCTTTACCATGTGGCCACTTTGTGCATTCAGCTTGCTTGGAG GCCTGCTCTCAGAGTCACTACAGTTGTCTAGTCTGCAGCAAATCTTTGCAAAATACGACG ATGGCATCAGCTCAGTCCTCAATTCTGGTTGGTGGAGATGAGACCATGGAATTTTTCAACTGTGATCAAAGAGCTCAAATGAAGACTTCATGGACAAACACAAATCCTGAAGGAAGATTCATTGGCCGCGCATGGTTTTGG GTAAATATGTTGTATCATTCTGTGTTATGGTTTGAACTCCACAATGTGAAGCATCCTCGGTTTCTGCAAGGATTAAAAAGAGGGTTGGAGAATGCAGTTGCAGGACAGAAGACCAAAGACAGGTTCCTGATGTGTTGTCTGGCGCTGTGCGTTTTGGTGCTGTTTTGTGTCTTAAGTGCTGTTCTAATTTTACTTTGGTTCAAGGCATTGGGGAGGAACAAGTACAACATTTTCATGTGGTAG